The Bacillus sp. Y1 genome includes the window TTTTGTGGGAGATGATTGTTAAAGTAAAGAAAATATCACCGTTAATTTTACCCACACCAACAACGATTGCAGAAAATCTTTTCACCCTGTTACTGAGTGGGTATTTTACGCCACATATTTTCACAACCCTTGTTGAAATTATTAGTGGATTTTTTGTGGGTGCTCTTGTTGGAATCGGACTGGGTCTTTTGGTTGCACAGTCGAACACCCTTCGACTTATTCTGAAGCCTTATATTATTGCAACACAAGCGATGCCAAAGGTCGCTCTAGCTCCACTTCTCATTCTATGGTTTGGGTACGGATATACGCCAAAGATTTTGATTGTGGCATTAATCAGTTTCTTTCCTTTATTTGAGAGTACGATAACGGGTTTATTAGTAGTCGACAAGGACCGTTTAGCCCTTTTTCAGCTATTTAAAGCTAGCAAATGGCAAACCTTATGGAGACTGCAGCTGCCGACCGCCATTCCTTACTTACTTTCAGGTATGAGGGTGGCACTTGTCCTTAGTGTGGTTGGAGCGGTTGTTAGTGAGTTTATCGGTGCGAATAAGGGATTGGGAGCGTTAATTATCGTGGCACAAGGAATGATGGATACGCCATTATTATTTTCAGCCTTTATCCTTTTAACTGCTATTGGGATTCTTTTGTACGCTTCGA containing:
- a CDS encoding ABC transporter permease, producing MKKIYLYSTLLFISLLILWEMIVKVKKISPLILPTPTTIAENLFTLLLSGYFTPHIFTTLVEIISGFFVGALVGIGLGLLVAQSNTLRLILKPYIIATQAMPKVALAPLLILWFGYGYTPKILIVALISFFPLFESTITGLLVVDKDRLALFQLFKASKWQTLWRLQLPTAIPYLLSGMRVALVLSVVGAVVSEFIGANKGLGALIIVAQGMMDTPLLFSAFILLTAIGILLYASIYTIEHLFLRKYTTYRRKIS